In a single window of the Pseudopipra pipra isolate bDixPip1 chromosome 21, bDixPip1.hap1, whole genome shotgun sequence genome:
- the ERAL1 gene encoding GTPase Era, mitochondrial, which produces MAASMAAAVARALRWGSGAAATGPLLLRIGCLPGSRWSGNWELGTGAALGRILSVPARWNGSSSALGSFLGIPAGAPPAPLGQRPPPVATSKEEQKRLLQHRPDQPKNPKVLRIAIIGAPNAGKSTLSNQLLGRKVFPVSKKVHTTRCKARGVITHEDTQLIILDTPGLTNPLKVKRHNLEKAMLTDPWDSMKHADLVLVLVDVSDHWTRNALSREVLKCLSRFPHIPSVLVLNKVDILKKKHLLLDIVTDLTEGIVNGKKLEVKSAFKADSSSSAKPPLQITRAFPPGSRASGSPCRQEMDQAREGSGLDNSSGVRDAKSSPITEEAQGPKHYGHKDLKDMKGWPNFREIFMLAARSGEEVDTLKQYLLMQAKPGPWEFHSDVLTSQSPQEVCDNIIREKVLEYLPLEVPYGVTQVTEMWEEGECGELLIVQNLLVPRKAHMRMLIGRGGKVISRIAQEAGQDLMNAFLCDVRLKLRVEVKS; this is translated from the exons ATGGCGGCTTCCATGGCCGCGGCCGTCGCCCGCGCTCTGCGCTGGGGCAGCGGGGCCGCCGCGACGGGACCGCTCCTGCTGCGAATAG GCTGCCTCCCGGGGAGCCGCTGGAGCGGGAACTGGGAGCTGGGAACTGGAGCAGCGCTGGGCAGGATCCTGAGCGTCCCTGCCCGCTGGAACGGGAGCAGCTCGGCGCTGGGCAGCTTCCTGGGCATCCCCGCCGGGGCACCGCCCGCCCCCCTGGGCCAGCGCCCGCCACCCGTGGCCACCAGCAAAG AGGAGCAGAAGCGGCTGTTGCAGCACCGGCCCGACCAGCCCAAGAACCCCAAGGTGCTGAGGATCGCCATCATCGGCGCCCCCAACGCCGGAAAATCCACGCTCTCCAACCAGCTCCTGGGCAGGAAG GTTTTCCCAGTCTCCAAGAAGGTTCACACGACCCGGTGCAAAGCCAGGGGTGTCATCACACACGAGGATACCCAGCTG ATCATTCTGGACACACCTGGCCTTACTAATCCATTAAAAGTGAAAAG ACATAATTTAGAGAAAGCCATGCTGACAGACCCATGGGACAGCATGAAACATGCGGATTTAG ttctggttTTGGTGGACGTGTCAGATCACTGGACGAGGAACGCTCTGAGCAGAGAGGTGCTGAAGTGCCTGTCACGGTTTCCCCACATCCCCAGTGTCCTGGTCCTGAACAAG GTGGACATACTAAAGAAGAAGCATCTCCTGCTGGACATAGTAACTGACCTAACAGAGGGAATTGTAAATGGAAAGAAACTGGAAGTGAAATCTGCATTTAAAGCTGATTCCAGTTCTTCAGCCAAGCCTCCTCTTCAAATCACTCGGGCTTTTCCTCCTGGGAGCAGGGCCTCAGGGTCTCCCTGTCGGCAGGAAATGGATCAGGCCCGGGAAGGCTCTGGTTTGGACAACAGCAGTGGTGTGAGGGATGCTAAATCCAGCCCTATCACAGAGGAAGCCCAAGGGCCAAAGCACTATGGACACAAGGATCTAAAAGATATGAAAGGCTGGCCAAACTTCCGGGAGATCTTCATGCTGGCAGCTCGCAGTGGGGAGGAGGTGGATACACTCAAG CAGTACCTCCTGATGCAAGCCAAGCCAGGCCCCTGGGAGTTCCACAGTGATGTCCTGACCAGCCAGTCACCTCAGGAAGTCTGTGACAACATCATCAGGGAGAAGGTCCTGGAGTACCTGCCCTTGGAGGTGCCCTATGGCGTGACTCAG GTGACAGAGATGTGGGAGGAAGGAGAATGTGGGGAGCTCCTCATCGTGCAGAACCTCTTGGTCCCAAGGAAGGCTCATATG AGGATGTTGAttggaagaggagggaaagtCATCAGCAGGATTGCTCAGGAGGCTGGGCAGGACCTGATGAACGCTTTCCTGTGTGACGTCCGCTTGAAGCTCAGGGTGGAGGTGAAGAGTTGA